A DNA window from Solanum lycopersicum chromosome 3, SLM_r2.1 contains the following coding sequences:
- the AMT1-3 gene encoding ammonium transporter 1 member 3: MDSSWEASVTDSINAIYLLFSAYLVFVMQLGFAMLCAGSVRAKNAMNIMLTNVVDAVVGSLSYYLFGFAFAFGDSNPFIGASYFALKDIPSSSYDYSFFLYQWAFAIAVAGITSGSIAERTQFTAYLVFSFFLTGFVYPVVAHWLWSSNGWLSPNSTYLLFGSGAIDFAGSGVVHLVGGIAGFWGSIVEGPRVGRFDAFGNPVKMRGHNATLVVLGTLLLWFGWFGFNPGSFNKILVAYPHMADQGNWTSVGRTAVTTTLAGSTAGIVTLFGRRLLVGHWDAMDVCNGVLGGFVAITSGCSVVEPWAAILCGFCAAWVLIGLNILALKFKFDDPLEAAQLHGGCGAWGLIFTGLFAKEEFVLQAYNSGKTQIIRPSGLILGGGWGLFGAQIVELLSIVVWVSLTMGPLFYLLQKLGILRISSDEEVAGLDISSHGGYAYDASQEESNARFYGEYLRMQQQ, from the coding sequence ATGGATTCTTCATGGGAAGCTAGTGTAACTGATTCCATAAATGCAATTTACCTTTTATTCTCTGCTTACTTGGTTTTTGTAATGCAATTGGGTTTTGCCATGCTTTGTGCTGGTTCTGTTAGGGCAAAGAATGCAATGAACATTATGCTTACAAATGTAGTTGATGCTGTTGTTGGTAGTCTTTCATACTATCTTTTTGGTTTTGCTTTTGCTTTTGGCGATTCAAATCCATTTATAGGTGCTAGTTATTTTGCTCTTAAAGACATTCCTTCTAGCTCTTATGACTACAGTTTCTTTCTTTATCAATGGGCTTTTGCTATTGCTGTTGCTGGAATTACTAGTGGTTCTATTGCTGAACGTACTCAATTTACTGCTTATCTTGTCTTCTCTTTTTTCCTTACTGGATTTGTTTATCCTGTTGTTGCTCATTGGCTTTGGTCTTCTAATGGTTGGTTAAGTCCAAATTCAACTTATCTTCTTTTTGGTTCTGGTGCTATTGACTTTGCCGGTAGTGGTGTTGTGCATTTGGTTGGTGGGATTGCTGGTTTTTGGGGTTCTATTGTAGAAGGTCCAAGAGTTGGACGGTTTGATGCCTTTGGTAATCCTGTCAAAATGAGAGGACATAATGCTACTCTAGTAGTGCTTGGAACATTGTTGTTGTGGTTTGGATGGTTCGGGTTTAATCCTGGATCATTCAACAAAATTCTTGTTGCCTACCCACATATGGCTGATCAAGGTAACTGGACCTCTGTGGGACGGACTGCTGTCACGACTACCCTGGCTGGTTCAACCGCGGGGATTGTTACCTTGTTTGGACGAAGGTTATTGGTGGGACATTGGGATGCAATGGATGTTTGTAATGGAGTTCTTGGTGGGTTTGTTGCAATCACTTCAGGTTGTTCAGTGGTAGAACCATGGGCTGCAATTTTGTGTGGGTTCTGTGCAGCTTGGGTACTGATAGGATTGAACATTTTAGCGCTTAAATTCAAATTCGATGATCCGTTAGAAGCAGCACAGTTACATGGAGGGTGTGGAGCTTGGGGTTTGATATTTACAGGGttgtttgctaaagaagaaTTTGTGTTACAAGCTTATAATTCCGgtaaaacacaaattatacgACCTTCCGGCCTGATTTTAGGAGGTGGATGGGGTTTGTTTGGGGCACAAATAGTTGAACTATTGAGTATTGTGGTTTGGGTAAGTTTGACAATGGGACCTTTGTTTTATCTACTTCAGAAACTTGGAATTTTGAGGATATCATCGGACGAGGAGGTTGCTGGTCTTGATATCTCTAGTCACGGAGGTTATGCCTACGATGCTAGTCAAGAAGAAAGTAATGCTCGCTTCTATGGCGAGTATTTAAGGatgcaacaacaataa
- the LOC101254280 gene encoding protein GAMETE EXPRESSED 3: MEFVRLTLMSLHIHVASLLLLLSPFPQIISGQESFKKVVYKLSKPLISDDGKVYLCSEKKFFAFESNGSVAWTLSLSYRCSSSIAPVQGESRKIYVLAEDRVLKINPLNVGSSETAVELFFGSEYERVGDIVGLAVSISSSCVLINVKNRGLFAYRLQGKLYWSVGPVLYQHGYRQGCRKNITECYFSSVPVIDHCEASIYISNNQGEIYALSTRSPHFKWIQDFSSFGSTLTMKAGNNGLLYVTEATKALILAVDVSRGSILWQKSFGPLSMEDYAPAVDFNGWISIGSLDGYLYSFSPKGVLKKFPIVLNMHSVIQVSPVLDCSGYAIYASQTQTEGKVTRIIGDYTYISAMKPKGVIFTLTNPATGIIFWSEQYPGRFSLELLKSDLQYFLLDESILLAFFAASSTGNRLPCRSSSQKFALSCSQVTPENFSTYTASGNKKTILLFLIFESIILLVLAITVRFCYMFWKKKKLQNQHLGKFLDKRRSLRLQKKVFDRSITELQQKAAEEAIANDMLEKMGNLVKQRENIERKLSTSYSLGRDEIGSHSPSLLPLSDRKTRSFSFQGAKKESITLFHTVSDTSSETSWSEWDSDTNISEDEDEIDKGKSPIEIFSSSDDEIYQEEYQSTTPSSFASTSRQVNEIEEMKPGDQEDSVDHPLQNRIRKRKSY; the protein is encoded by the exons ATGGAG TTTGTGCGTTTGACACTAATGTCTCTCCATATCCATGTTGCTTCCCTGCTTTTACTATTATCACCATTTCCCCAAATAATTTCAG GTCAAGAATCTTTCAAGAAAGTTGTATATAAGCTCAGTAAGCCACTAATCAGTGATGATGGGAAGGTTTATTTGTGTTCagaaaagaaattttttgcCTTTGAAAGCAATGGTTCTGTCGCATGGACGTTATCTCTCAGTTACAGATGCAGTTCAAGCATAGCTCCAGTTCAAGGAGAATCACGAAAG ATATATGTGCTTGCAGAAGATAGAGTGCTGAAGATCAACCCGTTGAACGTAGGAAGTTCTGAAACAGCTGTAGAATTGTTCTTTGGTTCGGAATATGAAAGAGTAGGGGATATTGTTGGCCTTGCAGTAAGTATATCCAGTTCCTGTGTACTTATCAATGTCAAAAACCGGGGTCTCTTTGCTTACCGGTTGCAAGGAAAACTGTACTGGAGTGTTGGCCCGGTGCTTTATCAGCATGGATATCGTCAAGGTTGTAGGAAAAATATAACAGAATGTTATTTTTCCTCAGTCCCCGTGATCGATCACTGTGAAGCTAGCATATAT ATTTCTAACAATCAAGGAGAAATTTATGCTTTGTCAACTCGTAGTCCACATTTCAAATGGATACAAGATTTCAGTTCATTCGGAAGCACACTTACCATGAAAGCGGGGAACAACGGTCTGTTGTATGTTACTGAAGCAACTAAAGCTCTGATTCTAGCAGTTGATGTTTCCAGGGGAAGCATTTTGTGGCAGAAAAGCTTTGGACCGCTAAGTATGGAAGATTATGCCCCTGCTGTTGATTTTAATG GTTGGATATCTATTGGTTCATTGGACGGATACCTCTATTCCTTTTCACCAAAAGGAGTTCTCAAAAAGTTCCCTATAGTTCTTAACATGCATTCTGTTATCCAAGTCAGTCCTGTTCTTGATTGCTCAGGGTATGCAATCTATGCTTCTCAGACACAGACTGAAGGAAAGGTTACTAGGATTATTGGAGATTACACTTACATCTCCGCGATGAAACCAAAAGGTGTTATCTTCACACTGACTAATCCAGCTACTGGTATCATCTTTTGGTCTGAACAATATCCTG GTCGATTCTCCTTGGAACTTTTGAAAAGTGACCTGCAATATTTTCTTCTAGATGAAAGTATCCTACTTGCATTTTTTGCTGCTTCAA GTACTGGGAACCGGCTGCCATGCCGAAGCTCAA GTCAGAAGTTTGCATTAAGCTGCTCACAGGTTACGCCCGAAAATTTCAGTACCTACACAG cttcaGGGAACAAGAAGACAATTTTGCTGTTTCTGATCTTCGAATCTATCATATTGCTAGTACTAGCAATAACAGTAAGATTTTGCTACATGTTTTGGAAGAAAAAGAAGCTTCAAAATCAACATCTTGGGAAATTCTTGGATAAAAGA CGATCACTTCGACTTCAGAAGAAAGTTTTTGATAGATCAATCACAGAGCTTCAACAAAAGGCTGCTGAGGAAGCAATAGCTAATGATATGCTGGAAAAGATGGGCAATCTAGTTAAACAAAGGGAAAACATAGAGAGGAAGCTCTCAACATCATACAGTTTGGGAAGGGATGAAATTGGTTCTCATTCACCATCTCTCCTTCCTTTGTCCGATCGTAAAACAAGGAGTTTCTCATTTCAAGGAGCAAAGAAAGAGAGTATTACTTTGTTTCATACAGTCAGTGATACTTCTTCTGAAACTAGCTGGAGTGAATGGGACTCTGACACGAACATATCGGAGGATGAAGATGAAATAGACAAGGGAAAGTCGCCTATTGAAATATTCAGTAGCAGTGATGATGAGATTTACCAAGAAGAATATCAGTCTACTACTCCATCTTCCTTTGCTTCCACTTCACGACAGGTTAATGAAATAGAGGAAATGAAACCAGGAGATCAAGAGGACTCCGTTGATCATCCCTTACAGAACCGCATAAGGAAGAGGAAATCATATTGA